The following proteins are co-located in the Castanea sativa cultivar Marrone di Chiusa Pesio chromosome 8, ASM4071231v1 genome:
- the LOC142606224 gene encoding uncharacterized protein LOC142606224, whose amino-acid sequence MQQISFDLSISQVYRSRKAARGLITGNEEAQYGLLRDYAKMIRRTGVGSKVILQTELENENAESKFKRMYIRYNAQKVGFLGGCRPFVGLDGCHLKGRFGGQLLSATAKDGNDNIFPAIMVVVEQETKDNWIWFLEQFADDISRPEELNLGLLLAMGTLFPTMEHRYCVKYIYNNFKVNHKGMEFKSVLWRCAGTTSAREFEREMKHLKSLDEEAWKCLADIEPAQWTRTHFSSRALTDCLVNNLSESFNSMIVKARDKPILSMLKWIRVRLMTRLYIKKIDIEKYGGKLCPSKQDKLEKLKLESKNFCAMPSGRFVYEVDNGRESHVVDLVQRTCSCRAWDLTGIPCKHGVAAIFVNREKLEDYIYPCYYKDAFVETYKTPIPPMSSQSEWMSSGQPKPVAPIIYKLPGRLPMKRKRDADEPRNPYKVSRSNKPVKCGRCQKEGHNARGCKANVTGETP is encoded by the exons ATGCAGcagatttcttttgatttgaGTATTAGTCAGGTGTATAGATCAAGGAAGGCAGCTAGGGGACTGATTACTGGGAATGAGGAGGCTCAGTATGGCCTACTTAGAGATTATGCAAAAATGATAAGGAGGACAGGTGTAGGAAGCAAGGTGATTCTGCAAACAGAGTTGGAAAATGAGAATGCAGAATCCAAGTTTAAAAGGATGTACATTAGGTACAATGCTCAGAAGGTTGGCTTTCTAGGTGGTTGTCGACCCTTTGTTGGGCTGGATGGATGCCACTTGAAGGGGAGGTTTGGTGGACAATTATTGTCTGCCACTGCTAAGGATGGAAATGACAATATATTCCCAGCGATAATGGTTGTGGTTGAGCAAGAGACCAAGGACAACTGGATATGGTTCTTAGAGCAGTTTGCAGATGACATTAGCAGGCCAGAGGAGCTCAATCTG GGCCTTCTACTTGCAATGGGGACTCTATTCCCAACTATGGAGCACAGGTATTGTGTGAAGTATATATACAACAACTTTAAGGTTAACCATAAGGGCATGGAGTTTAAGAGTGTACTGTGGAGGTGTGCTGGCACAACATCAGCCAGGGAATTTGAGAGGGAGATGAAGCATCTTAAGAGTTTGGATGAAGAAGCTTGGAAGTGCCTGGCTGATATAGAGCCTGCACAGTGGACCAGAACCCATTTTTCTTCAAGAGCTTTGACAGATTGTCTGGTAAACAATCTGAGTGAGAGTTTTAACTCTATGATTGTGAAGGCTAGAGACAAGCCCATCTTATCAATGCTGAAGTGGATCAGAGTTAGGCTTATGACCAGGCTGTATATAAAGAAGATTGACATAGAAAAATATGGTGGCAAGTTGTGTCCAAGCAAACAGGACAAGTTGGAGAAGTTAAAATTAGAGTCTAAGAACTTCTGTGCGATGCCATCTGGGAGGTTTGTGTATGAGGTTGACAATGGGAGGGAAAGCCATGTGGTGGACTTGGTACAGAGGACATGCAGTTGTAGAGCATGGGACTTGACAGGAATCCCTTGCAAGCATGGAGTTGCAGCAATTTTTGTAAATCGTGAGAAACTAGAAGACTACATCTATCCATGCTACTACAAGGATGCTTTTGTGGAGACATACAAGACACCCATACCTCCCATGTCTAGCCAATCTGAGTGGATGTCAAGTGGCCAACCTAAGCCTGTTGCACCTATTATCTATAAGCTACCAGGCAGGCTACccatgaagaggaagagagatgcTGATGAGCCAAGGAACCCTTATAAGGTGTCTAGATCAAACAAGCCAGTGAAGTGTGGAAGGTGTCAAAAGGAAGGACACAATGCAAGGGGATGCAAAGCTAATGTCACTGGTGAGACACCATGA
- the LOC142608192 gene encoding two-component response regulator ARR17-like isoform X2: protein MRMASSSSSFSSASMAMGDEKPHVLAVDDSLLDRKLIEKLLTNSSCKAENGQKALDLLGLGDGQHALNSIASKVNLIITDYCMPGMTGYELLKKIKESPTMKDIPVVIVSSENVPTRIKKCLDEGAEEFMLKPLQKSDVNRLRCQLTKFSNPHKGMLCMGR from the exons ATGAggatggcttcttcttcttcttctttttcttcagcaTCAATGGCAATGGGGGATGAGAAACCACATGTTTTAGCCGTTGATGACAGTTTGTTGGACCGCAAACTCATTGAAAAGCTACTTACCAACTCTTCATGtaaag CAGAAAACGGGCAAAAGGCACTGGATTTGTTAGGCCTGGGTGATGGGCAACACGCCCTCAATAGCATT GCTTCGAAGGTAAACTTGATAATCACTGATTATTGTATGCCAGGGATGACAGGGTATGaactacttaaaaaaattaag GAATCCCCTACCATGAAGGATATACCAGTGGTGATAGTGTCATCTGAGAATGTCCCAACTCGAATTAAGAA GTGCCTGGATGAAGGAGCTGAGGAATTCATGTTGAAGCCGCTCCAGAAATCAGATGTTAATAGGTTAAGATGTCAGTTAACAAAGTTCAGCAATCCTCACAAAGGGATGCTTTGCATGGGAAGATGA
- the LOC142608192 gene encoding two-component response regulator ARR17-like isoform X1: MRMASSSSSFSSASMAMGDEKPHVLAVDDSLLDRKLIEKLLTNSSCKVTTAENGQKALDLLGLGDGQHALNSIASKVNLIITDYCMPGMTGYELLKKIKESPTMKDIPVVIVSSENVPTRIKKCLDEGAEEFMLKPLQKSDVNRLRCQLTKFSNPHKGMLCMGR, encoded by the exons ATGAggatggcttcttcttcttcttctttttcttcagcaTCAATGGCAATGGGGGATGAGAAACCACATGTTTTAGCCGTTGATGACAGTTTGTTGGACCGCAAACTCATTGAAAAGCTACTTACCAACTCTTCATGtaaag tGACTACAGCAGAAAACGGGCAAAAGGCACTGGATTTGTTAGGCCTGGGTGATGGGCAACACGCCCTCAATAGCATT GCTTCGAAGGTAAACTTGATAATCACTGATTATTGTATGCCAGGGATGACAGGGTATGaactacttaaaaaaattaag GAATCCCCTACCATGAAGGATATACCAGTGGTGATAGTGTCATCTGAGAATGTCCCAACTCGAATTAAGAA GTGCCTGGATGAAGGAGCTGAGGAATTCATGTTGAAGCCGCTCCAGAAATCAGATGTTAATAGGTTAAGATGTCAGTTAACAAAGTTCAGCAATCCTCACAAAGGGATGCTTTGCATGGGAAGATGA
- the LOC142608191 gene encoding uncharacterized protein LOC142608191 isoform X3, with the protein MDLHYCVNLGSPSHCRVETESPKKVGIGAHNDNNTVFKGTESKHDQWKTATDQQLSVLDLFGDDELNGNEEVHPMHEDHVAFSVEGLGKVGMETPVHSPQQPGRYFSFACSPLKAARQVAMSKNRNSMLGDLEIEMDTMMQDINMPLCGSSLEFSSGITRSYSNPKQKSVSARTWMQHDSHDSKTNSLFDDRRIFYDRENNNEDIWDARSCFLDDNFLDEREYDVSWKNWPPETESNSMDFLKYGHLEMSDYAFEESHLLKKRDAATAMDRFNILESPASFYKHQASESDIDFMISSRARRPTLGRKLDFRDVTSQSDWFCFTTEDAKDNLSILSEESCSSSAVWGEATNHLESNAASRQRRRPSNAFAGPQKKYDVKKIFAKETWYKDTDEIGQGNDLRGSGKCTNMSNPSKSKPSHHSQGKLGQNGCWFYEDGYNSVKMNSGFSSFSRNSETKLPFSGSKIWMEDPSSELPVPRSDIDAIAEKFALHDSPISSKVKFGSTMPDLSPDSKLEGTPLGSLHLAGSHVETPFPDISAEESASREVENKAKIQPGPFKKLGLIEEICMGNGLFSENKKAIDGSSSGNIDCGCEEERGESQEVVQNLETSSPDHAERVSSSLSISEKLQSIVEEQEHYDGDEATLPCQNENKEIQDIGPQEKGIVRKTESNCDNSSCQMMMLESYVLQLLCVQNVLKDAFAQDTMKKL; encoded by the exons ATGGATCTCCACTACTGTGTGAACTTAG GAAGCCCATCACATTGCCGAGTGGAGACTGAATCTCCAAAGAA GGTTGGAATTGGTGCCCATAATGATAACAACACCGTTTTCAAGGGAACTGAGTCAAAACATGATCAATGGAAGACAGCTACCGATCAGC AGCTATCTGTTCTTGATTTGTTTGGTGATGATGAACTGAACGGCAATGAAGAAGTCCATCCGATGCATGAAGATCATGTTGCATTTTCGGTTGAAG GTTTGGGTAAAGTGGGAATGGAGACACCAGTCCATTCACCACAACAACCTGGCAG GTACTTCTCATTTGCTTGTTCACCTTTGAAGGCTGCAAGGCAAGTAGCTATGTCAAAGAACCGTAACTCAATGCTGGGTGACCTTGAAATTGAAATG GATACAATGATGCAAGATATCAATATGCCCCTATGTGGCAGTTCTCTGGAGTTTTCATCAGGCATAACACGTTCATATAGCAATCCCAAGCAGAAATCAGTCTCTGCCAGAACTTGGATGCAACATGACAGTCATGATAGTAAAACAAATAGTTTGTTTGATGACAGAAGAATCTTTTATGACCGTGAAAACAACAATGAGGATATATGGGATG CTAGGTCTTGCTTCCTAGATGACAACTTCCTTGATGAGAGGGAGTATGATGTATCTTGGAAAAACTGGCCACCTGAAACTGAGAGTAATTCtatggattttttaaaatatggacACTTGGAGATGTCAGATTACGCTTTTGAAGAATCCCATCTACTGAAGAAAAG GGATGCTGCAACAGCAATGGACAGATTCAACATCTTAG AGTCACCTGCTTCATTTTACAAGCACCAAGCATCAGAAAGTGACATTGACTTCATGATTTCCAGTAGAGCAAG ACGGCCAACTTTGGGAAGAAAGTTGGATTTTAGAGATGTAACCAGTCAATCAGATTGGTTTTGCTTTACAACAGAAGATGCAAAAGATAATTTGAGCATCCTGAG CGAAGAGTCCTGTTCATCCAGTGCAG TGTGGGGTGAAGCAACCAATCATTTAGAATCAAATGCTGCATCAAGACAGAGAAGGAGACCTAGCAATGCTTTCGCTGGCcctcaaaaaaaatatgatgtgaagaaaatttttgcCAAAGAGACATGGTACAAAGACACGGATGAAATTGGACAAGGAAATGATTTGCGTGGTTCAGGAAAATGTACAAATATGTCAAATCCATCAAAGTCAAAACCATCCCATCACTCTCAAGGAAAATTAGGACAAAATGGATGTTGGTTTTATGAGGATGGATATAATTCAGTTAAAATGAATTCAGGTTTTAGTTCTTTCTCTCGAAATTCAGAGACAAAACTTCCATTCTCTGGCTCCAAGATTTGGATGGAAGATCCTTCTAGTGAGTTGCCTGTCCCTAGATCAGATATTGATGCCATCGCTGAAAAGTTTGCACTTCATGATTCACCTATATCCTCCAAGGTTAAGTTTGGCTCAACCATGCCAGATTTATCTCCTGATTCTAAATTGGAAGGCACGCCTCTGGGTTCCTTGCATCTGGCTGGCTCTCATGTTGAGACACCCTTTCCTGATATATCAGCAGAGGAAAGTGCTAGTAGAGAAGTGGAAAATAAGGCAAAAATCCAGCCAGGCCCCTTCAAAAAATTGGGGCTCATTGAAGAAATTTGCATGGGTAATGGCCTTTTTTCAGAGAATAAAAAGGCAATAGATGGTTCGAGCTCAGGCAACATTGATTGTGGATGCGAGGAAGAGAGAGGTGAATCTCAAGAAGTAGTGCAAAATTTAGAAACATCTTCTCCTGACCATGCAGAGCGGGTGTCATCGTCTTTGTCAATCTCTGAAAAACTTCAAAGCATAGTAGAAGAACAAGA ACATTATGATGGCGATGAAGCTACTCTTCCATGTCAAAATGAGAATAAAG AAATACAAGATATTGGGCCTCAGGAAAAGGGGATAGTAAGGAAAACAGAGAGTAACTGTGACAACTCATCTTGTCAGATGATGATGCTTGAAAGCTATGTTCTTCAGCTTCTTTGTGTGCAAAATGTACTGAAGGATGCATTTGCACAGGACACCATGAAGAAGCTATAA
- the LOC142608191 gene encoding uncharacterized protein LOC142608191 isoform X1, giving the protein MLQWMGGSRRKVANSRKSTQKRQKQYFEQRKRQQQQQTAGSESYADGMNACGEHHKEQRSLDILSLLNLSTVSQECYSACPSGKEDLEVNASTVKYNISKGPPTILSHTVTHPDSVGFKEARSPSHCRVETESPKKVGIGAHNDNNTVFKGTESKHDQWKTATDQQLSVLDLFGDDELNGNEEVHPMHEDHVAFSVEGLGKVGMETPVHSPQQPGRYFSFACSPLKAARQVAMSKNRNSMLGDLEIEMDTMMQDINMPLCGSSLEFSSGITRSYSNPKQKSVSARTWMQHDSHDSKTNSLFDDRRIFYDRENNNEDIWDARSCFLDDNFLDEREYDVSWKNWPPETESNSMDFLKYGHLEMSDYAFEESHLLKKRDAATAMDRFNILESPASFYKHQASESDIDFMISSRARRPTLGRKLDFRDVTSQSDWFCFTTEDAKDNLSILSEESCSSSAVWGEATNHLESNAASRQRRRPSNAFAGPQKKYDVKKIFAKETWYKDTDEIGQGNDLRGSGKCTNMSNPSKSKPSHHSQGKLGQNGCWFYEDGYNSVKMNSGFSSFSRNSETKLPFSGSKIWMEDPSSELPVPRSDIDAIAEKFALHDSPISSKVKFGSTMPDLSPDSKLEGTPLGSLHLAGSHVETPFPDISAEESASREVENKAKIQPGPFKKLGLIEEICMGNGLFSENKKAIDGSSSGNIDCGCEEERGESQEVVQNLETSSPDHAERVSSSLSISEKLQSIVEEQEHYDGDEATLPCQNENKEIQDIGPQEKGIVRKTESNCDNSSCQMMMLESYVLQLLCVQNVLKDAFAQDTMKKL; this is encoded by the exons ATGTTGCAATGGATGGGAGGGTCGAGGCGGAAAGTGGCGAAT TCAAGGAAGTCGACTCAGAAGAG GCAAAAGCAATACTTTGAGCAAAGGAAACGACAGCAACAGCAGCAGACAGCTGGGTCAGAGAGCTATGCTGATGGAATGAATGCATGTGGTGAACATCACAAAGAACAGCGGTCACTGGATATTCTTAGTTTGCTTAACTTGTCAACAGTTTCTCAAGAATGCTATTCTGCTTGCCCTAGTG gaaaagaagatCTAGAGGTTAATGCTTCGACAGTGAAGTATAATATCTCAAAGGGTCCACCAACAATCCTTTCCCACACAGTTACTCATCCTGATTCTGTCGGGTTCAAGGAAGCAA GAAGCCCATCACATTGCCGAGTGGAGACTGAATCTCCAAAGAA GGTTGGAATTGGTGCCCATAATGATAACAACACCGTTTTCAAGGGAACTGAGTCAAAACATGATCAATGGAAGACAGCTACCGATCAGC AGCTATCTGTTCTTGATTTGTTTGGTGATGATGAACTGAACGGCAATGAAGAAGTCCATCCGATGCATGAAGATCATGTTGCATTTTCGGTTGAAG GTTTGGGTAAAGTGGGAATGGAGACACCAGTCCATTCACCACAACAACCTGGCAG GTACTTCTCATTTGCTTGTTCACCTTTGAAGGCTGCAAGGCAAGTAGCTATGTCAAAGAACCGTAACTCAATGCTGGGTGACCTTGAAATTGAAATG GATACAATGATGCAAGATATCAATATGCCCCTATGTGGCAGTTCTCTGGAGTTTTCATCAGGCATAACACGTTCATATAGCAATCCCAAGCAGAAATCAGTCTCTGCCAGAACTTGGATGCAACATGACAGTCATGATAGTAAAACAAATAGTTTGTTTGATGACAGAAGAATCTTTTATGACCGTGAAAACAACAATGAGGATATATGGGATG CTAGGTCTTGCTTCCTAGATGACAACTTCCTTGATGAGAGGGAGTATGATGTATCTTGGAAAAACTGGCCACCTGAAACTGAGAGTAATTCtatggattttttaaaatatggacACTTGGAGATGTCAGATTACGCTTTTGAAGAATCCCATCTACTGAAGAAAAG GGATGCTGCAACAGCAATGGACAGATTCAACATCTTAG AGTCACCTGCTTCATTTTACAAGCACCAAGCATCAGAAAGTGACATTGACTTCATGATTTCCAGTAGAGCAAG ACGGCCAACTTTGGGAAGAAAGTTGGATTTTAGAGATGTAACCAGTCAATCAGATTGGTTTTGCTTTACAACAGAAGATGCAAAAGATAATTTGAGCATCCTGAG CGAAGAGTCCTGTTCATCCAGTGCAG TGTGGGGTGAAGCAACCAATCATTTAGAATCAAATGCTGCATCAAGACAGAGAAGGAGACCTAGCAATGCTTTCGCTGGCcctcaaaaaaaatatgatgtgaagaaaatttttgcCAAAGAGACATGGTACAAAGACACGGATGAAATTGGACAAGGAAATGATTTGCGTGGTTCAGGAAAATGTACAAATATGTCAAATCCATCAAAGTCAAAACCATCCCATCACTCTCAAGGAAAATTAGGACAAAATGGATGTTGGTTTTATGAGGATGGATATAATTCAGTTAAAATGAATTCAGGTTTTAGTTCTTTCTCTCGAAATTCAGAGACAAAACTTCCATTCTCTGGCTCCAAGATTTGGATGGAAGATCCTTCTAGTGAGTTGCCTGTCCCTAGATCAGATATTGATGCCATCGCTGAAAAGTTTGCACTTCATGATTCACCTATATCCTCCAAGGTTAAGTTTGGCTCAACCATGCCAGATTTATCTCCTGATTCTAAATTGGAAGGCACGCCTCTGGGTTCCTTGCATCTGGCTGGCTCTCATGTTGAGACACCCTTTCCTGATATATCAGCAGAGGAAAGTGCTAGTAGAGAAGTGGAAAATAAGGCAAAAATCCAGCCAGGCCCCTTCAAAAAATTGGGGCTCATTGAAGAAATTTGCATGGGTAATGGCCTTTTTTCAGAGAATAAAAAGGCAATAGATGGTTCGAGCTCAGGCAACATTGATTGTGGATGCGAGGAAGAGAGAGGTGAATCTCAAGAAGTAGTGCAAAATTTAGAAACATCTTCTCCTGACCATGCAGAGCGGGTGTCATCGTCTTTGTCAATCTCTGAAAAACTTCAAAGCATAGTAGAAGAACAAGA ACATTATGATGGCGATGAAGCTACTCTTCCATGTCAAAATGAGAATAAAG AAATACAAGATATTGGGCCTCAGGAAAAGGGGATAGTAAGGAAAACAGAGAGTAACTGTGACAACTCATCTTGTCAGATGATGATGCTTGAAAGCTATGTTCTTCAGCTTCTTTGTGTGCAAAATGTACTGAAGGATGCATTTGCACAGGACACCATGAAGAAGCTATAA
- the LOC142608191 gene encoding uncharacterized protein LOC142608191 isoform X2 — protein MLQWMGGSRRKVANSRKSTQKRQKQYFEQRKRQQQQQTAGSESYADGMNACGEHHKEQRSLDILSLLNLSTVSQECYSACPSGKEDLEVNASTVKYNISKGPPTILSHTVTHPDSVGFKEARSPSHCRVETESPKKVGIGAHNDNNTVFKGTESKHDQWKTATDQQLSVLDLFGDDELNGNEEVHPMHEDHVAFSVEGLGKVGMETPVHSPQQPGRYFSFACSPLKAARQVAMSKNRNSMLGDLEIEMDTMMQDINMPLCGSSLEFSSGITRSYSNPKQKSVSARTWMQHDSHDSKTNSLFDDRRIFYDRENNNEDIWDARSCFLDDNFLDEREYDVSWKNWPPETESNSMDFLKYGHLEMSDYAFEESHLLKKRDAATAMDRFNILESPASFYKHQASESDIDFMISSRARRPTLGRKLDFRDVTSQSDWFCFTTEDAKDNLSILSEESCSSSAVWGEATNHLESNAASRQRRRPSNAFAGPQKKYDVKKIFAKETWYKDTDEIGQGNDLRGSGKCTNMSNPSKSKPSHHSQGKLGQNGCWFYEDGYNSVKMNSGFSSFSRNSETKLPFSGSKIWMEDPSSELPVPRSDIDAIAEKFALHDSPISSKVKFGSTMPDLSPDSKLEGTPLGSLHLAGSHVETPFPDISAEESASREVENKAKIQPGPFKKLGLIEEICMGNGLFSENKKAIDGSSSGNIDCGCEEERGESQEVVQNLETSSPDHAERVSSSLSISEKLQSIVEEQELKWLRLWPDIMMAMKLLFHVKMRIKKYKILGLRKRG, from the exons ATGTTGCAATGGATGGGAGGGTCGAGGCGGAAAGTGGCGAAT TCAAGGAAGTCGACTCAGAAGAG GCAAAAGCAATACTTTGAGCAAAGGAAACGACAGCAACAGCAGCAGACAGCTGGGTCAGAGAGCTATGCTGATGGAATGAATGCATGTGGTGAACATCACAAAGAACAGCGGTCACTGGATATTCTTAGTTTGCTTAACTTGTCAACAGTTTCTCAAGAATGCTATTCTGCTTGCCCTAGTG gaaaagaagatCTAGAGGTTAATGCTTCGACAGTGAAGTATAATATCTCAAAGGGTCCACCAACAATCCTTTCCCACACAGTTACTCATCCTGATTCTGTCGGGTTCAAGGAAGCAA GAAGCCCATCACATTGCCGAGTGGAGACTGAATCTCCAAAGAA GGTTGGAATTGGTGCCCATAATGATAACAACACCGTTTTCAAGGGAACTGAGTCAAAACATGATCAATGGAAGACAGCTACCGATCAGC AGCTATCTGTTCTTGATTTGTTTGGTGATGATGAACTGAACGGCAATGAAGAAGTCCATCCGATGCATGAAGATCATGTTGCATTTTCGGTTGAAG GTTTGGGTAAAGTGGGAATGGAGACACCAGTCCATTCACCACAACAACCTGGCAG GTACTTCTCATTTGCTTGTTCACCTTTGAAGGCTGCAAGGCAAGTAGCTATGTCAAAGAACCGTAACTCAATGCTGGGTGACCTTGAAATTGAAATG GATACAATGATGCAAGATATCAATATGCCCCTATGTGGCAGTTCTCTGGAGTTTTCATCAGGCATAACACGTTCATATAGCAATCCCAAGCAGAAATCAGTCTCTGCCAGAACTTGGATGCAACATGACAGTCATGATAGTAAAACAAATAGTTTGTTTGATGACAGAAGAATCTTTTATGACCGTGAAAACAACAATGAGGATATATGGGATG CTAGGTCTTGCTTCCTAGATGACAACTTCCTTGATGAGAGGGAGTATGATGTATCTTGGAAAAACTGGCCACCTGAAACTGAGAGTAATTCtatggattttttaaaatatggacACTTGGAGATGTCAGATTACGCTTTTGAAGAATCCCATCTACTGAAGAAAAG GGATGCTGCAACAGCAATGGACAGATTCAACATCTTAG AGTCACCTGCTTCATTTTACAAGCACCAAGCATCAGAAAGTGACATTGACTTCATGATTTCCAGTAGAGCAAG ACGGCCAACTTTGGGAAGAAAGTTGGATTTTAGAGATGTAACCAGTCAATCAGATTGGTTTTGCTTTACAACAGAAGATGCAAAAGATAATTTGAGCATCCTGAG CGAAGAGTCCTGTTCATCCAGTGCAG TGTGGGGTGAAGCAACCAATCATTTAGAATCAAATGCTGCATCAAGACAGAGAAGGAGACCTAGCAATGCTTTCGCTGGCcctcaaaaaaaatatgatgtgaagaaaatttttgcCAAAGAGACATGGTACAAAGACACGGATGAAATTGGACAAGGAAATGATTTGCGTGGTTCAGGAAAATGTACAAATATGTCAAATCCATCAAAGTCAAAACCATCCCATCACTCTCAAGGAAAATTAGGACAAAATGGATGTTGGTTTTATGAGGATGGATATAATTCAGTTAAAATGAATTCAGGTTTTAGTTCTTTCTCTCGAAATTCAGAGACAAAACTTCCATTCTCTGGCTCCAAGATTTGGATGGAAGATCCTTCTAGTGAGTTGCCTGTCCCTAGATCAGATATTGATGCCATCGCTGAAAAGTTTGCACTTCATGATTCACCTATATCCTCCAAGGTTAAGTTTGGCTCAACCATGCCAGATTTATCTCCTGATTCTAAATTGGAAGGCACGCCTCTGGGTTCCTTGCATCTGGCTGGCTCTCATGTTGAGACACCCTTTCCTGATATATCAGCAGAGGAAAGTGCTAGTAGAGAAGTGGAAAATAAGGCAAAAATCCAGCCAGGCCCCTTCAAAAAATTGGGGCTCATTGAAGAAATTTGCATGGGTAATGGCCTTTTTTCAGAGAATAAAAAGGCAATAGATGGTTCGAGCTCAGGCAACATTGATTGTGGATGCGAGGAAGAGAGAGGTGAATCTCAAGAAGTAGTGCAAAATTTAGAAACATCTTCTCCTGACCATGCAGAGCGGGTGTCATCGTCTTTGTCAATCTCTGAAAAACTTCAAAGCATAGTAGAAGAACAAGA GCTAAAATGGTTACGTTTGTGGCCAGACATTATGATGGCGATGAAGCTACTCTTCCATGTCAAAATGAGAATAAAG AAATACAAGATATTGGGCCTCAGGAAAAGGGGATAG